The following are encoded together in the Pseudomonadota bacterium genome:
- a CDS encoding pyrimidine/purine nucleoside phosphorylase gives MSEFNNVSVIKKANIYFDGKVTSRSILFADGSKKTLGIMLPGEYEFSTADKEVMDILSGDLDVLLPGSDQWKTIHGGQAFEVPAQAKFSLKIKTLTDYCCSFIK, from the coding sequence ATGTCCGAATTTAACAATGTAAGCGTTATCAAAAAGGCAAACATTTACTTCGATGGCAAGGTAACCAGCCGCTCGATACTCTTTGCCGACGGCTCAAAAAAGACCCTGGGAATCATGCTTCCGGGTGAGTATGAATTCAGCACTGCCGATAAAGAAGTAATGGATATCCTCAGCGGCGACCTTGACGTACTGCTTCCCGGCAGTGATCAGTGGAAAACAATACACGGCGGCCAGGCCTTTGAAGTGCCGGCCCAGGCGAAATTCTCCCTGAAGATCAAAACACTTACCGATTACTGCTGTTCATTTATCAAGTAA
- a CDS encoding PhzF family phenazine biosynthesis protein — translation MEIPVFQIDTFTGDIFKGNPAAVCILENWLTDTTLQNIAAENNLSETAFVVHRNGSYEIRWFTPTVEIDLCGHATLAAGYVFFTFISPGLHRIDFHSSKSGPLAVLNENELFRLDFPAHPPTPCPTPELLIRALHKEPLAVHKSEDYLAVFENEAVITGISPDFGLLAQLDHRGVIITAKGNDVDFVSRFFAPKCGINEDPVTGSAHCALIPFWKSKLHKTTFRARQVSGRGGELFCEDAGKRVFIAGKAVCYLKGSIFI, via the coding sequence ATGGAAATACCCGTTTTCCAGATAGACACGTTTACCGGTGATATATTCAAAGGCAATCCTGCTGCGGTGTGCATTCTGGAAAATTGGCTCACCGATACAACCCTGCAGAATATCGCTGCGGAGAATAATCTCTCGGAAACCGCTTTTGTGGTTCACCGCAATGGGAGCTATGAAATCCGCTGGTTTACGCCGACAGTGGAAATCGATCTCTGCGGCCACGCCACCCTTGCCGCGGGTTATGTGTTTTTTACCTTTATAAGCCCCGGGTTGCACCGGATAGACTTTCACTCTTCGAAAAGCGGCCCCCTGGCAGTGCTTAACGAAAATGAGCTCTTTAGACTTGATTTCCCGGCGCACCCCCCGACTCCCTGCCCGACGCCGGAATTGTTGATTCGGGCCCTACACAAAGAACCGCTGGCGGTCCATAAATCCGAAGACTATCTGGCGGTTTTTGAAAATGAAGCGGTAATCACGGGCATCTCTCCTGATTTCGGGCTGCTCGCGCAATTGGATCACAGGGGTGTGATTATTACCGCCAAGGGCAATGATGTTGATTTTGTCTCGCGTTTTTTCGCGCCGAAATGCGGCATCAATGAAGATCCGGTCACCGGTTCAGCACATTGCGCGCTCATTCCCTTCTGGAAATCAAAACTGCATAAAACAACCTTCCGCGCCAGGCAGGTTTCGGGGAGGGGCGGCGAACTTTTCTGCGAAGATGCCGGCAAGCGGGTGTTCATCGCGGGAAAGGCTGTCTGCTACCTCAAAGGAAGCATCTTTATATGA
- a CDS encoding CGGC domain-containing protein: MARIGIITCSNCTQDTNCASVVCLGDMRKKRGFFERYNQETTLDLIGIISCAGCPTLAAPGKILKRVKALAEYHIDALHFSYCMTALCPFLKKYEKIIQGNYPDLLIVHGTHTPRDNQLFQAEVKEILCPAANAPQDMNDVIKGTLKARKK, translated from the coding sequence ATGGCACGCATCGGCATTATCACCTGCTCGAACTGCACCCAGGACACAAACTGCGCCTCCGTGGTCTGCCTTGGAGACATGAGGAAAAAACGCGGTTTCTTCGAACGCTACAACCAGGAAACAACCCTGGACCTCATCGGCATTATCAGTTGTGCGGGCTGCCCGACCCTTGCTGCTCCGGGAAAAATCCTCAAACGGGTAAAAGCCCTTGCAGAATATCACATCGATGCCCTGCATTTTTCCTACTGCATGACTGCCCTCTGCCCTTTTCTGAAAAAATACGAGAAGATCATTCAAGGCAATTACCCTGATTTATTGATCGTCCACGGGACTCACACCCCAAGGGACAACCAGCTGTTTCAGGCCGAAGTGAAAGAGATCCTCTGCCCGGCGGCAAACGCGCCCCAGGATATGAATGACGTTATAAAAGGAACCCTTAAAGCCAGGAAAAAGTAA